In the Sediminispirochaeta bajacaliforniensis DSM 16054 genome, one interval contains:
- a CDS encoding ABC transporter ATP-binding protein, translated as MAPILEIKDLTKRFSRVLANDKVSLQVEKGEVRALLGENGAGKSTLMSCLYGLYGMDSGEILVDGKPVYIGNCEDAIRLGIGMVNQHFMLIQKLTVTENVILGLKSGKGPWVDYHGAAEKIQALSDRYNFCINPNAVIGDLSVGLQQRVEILKVLYRHSNIMIFDEPTAVLTPNEVLEFFEIIKLFKKEGRTILFITHKLGEVMTICDSVTVLRDGKVVGNVAVKDTSESELAKMMVGREVFLKEAEPTKKVGDVVLRVQDLHVKGSMGVDAVRGLSFEIRSGEVLGIAGVDGNGQLELGNALTGLAPVTSGKIEILGEETTNWSTAKLHGKNVSHIPPDRQRTGLILNYPVQDNMVVKEISNHKFSQFGFLKRRVIKEYAKRLIASYDVRGCVPETYAKQLSGGNQQKVILAREFEQKPKLIIAVQPTRGLDISAIEFVRAELVKQRDAGAAILLISTELDEILSLSDRIEVIYEGQFTGSLVGHHVDPMEIGLQMAGRKVPGSCDETERVQL; from the coding sequence GTGGCACCGATTCTAGAGATCAAGGATCTTACCAAAAGGTTTTCCCGGGTATTGGCGAACGATAAGGTTTCTCTTCAGGTTGAAAAAGGCGAGGTTCGGGCTCTGCTCGGCGAAAATGGTGCCGGTAAATCAACCCTGATGAGTTGTCTGTATGGATTATACGGAATGGATTCGGGAGAAATCCTGGTCGATGGAAAACCGGTCTATATCGGCAACTGTGAAGATGCTATTCGCCTGGGAATTGGGATGGTTAATCAGCATTTTATGCTGATTCAGAAGTTGACGGTAACCGAGAATGTCATTCTTGGTTTGAAAAGCGGAAAAGGCCCCTGGGTTGACTATCATGGGGCAGCGGAAAAGATACAAGCGCTTTCCGATCGATATAATTTTTGTATCAATCCAAACGCCGTTATAGGGGATCTCTCCGTTGGACTTCAACAGCGTGTCGAAATACTAAAAGTACTTTACAGACATTCAAACATCATGATTTTTGATGAACCTACTGCGGTACTGACCCCAAATGAGGTTCTTGAATTCTTTGAAATCATCAAGCTCTTCAAGAAAGAAGGGAGAACTATTCTTTTCATCACTCACAAACTTGGGGAGGTGATGACAATTTGTGATTCGGTTACGGTCCTAAGGGATGGTAAGGTTGTTGGTAATGTTGCCGTGAAGGATACCAGCGAGTCAGAGCTTGCAAAGATGATGGTCGGCCGGGAAGTCTTTCTCAAGGAGGCGGAGCCGACAAAAAAGGTCGGAGATGTTGTCCTTAGGGTCCAGGACCTTCATGTGAAGGGAAGCATGGGCGTAGATGCTGTTCGCGGCCTCTCTTTTGAAATACGTAGCGGCGAGGTTCTCGGTATTGCAGGTGTTGATGGAAATGGTCAACTCGAGCTTGGTAATGCCCTGACAGGACTTGCTCCCGTGACCTCCGGGAAGATCGAAATTCTTGGTGAGGAGACGACGAACTGGTCCACTGCAAAGTTGCATGGTAAGAATGTTTCCCACATTCCTCCCGACCGTCAACGAACAGGTTTGATATTGAATTATCCCGTTCAGGATAATATGGTGGTAAAAGAGATTTCCAACCACAAATTCTCCCAATTCGGTTTTCTTAAAAGAAGAGTCATCAAAGAATATGCGAAACGCCTTATAGCATCCTATGATGTACGAGGATGTGTTCCTGAAACCTATGCAAAGCAGCTCTCCGGCGGTAACCAGCAGAAGGTCATTCTCGCACGGGAATTCGAGCAAAAACCGAAGCTCATCATTGCGGTTCAGCCGACCCGCGGACTTGATATTTCGGCAATAGAGTTCGTTCGGGCGGAACTTGTCAAGCAGCGTGATGCCGGTGCCGCTATACTGCTCATTTCTACCGAGCTCGATGAAATCCTTTCGCTTTCCGATCGGATTGAGGTTATCTACGAGGGGCAGTTTACCGGCTCACTTGTCGGTCATCATGTCGATCCCATGGAGATTGGTCTGCAGATGGCCGGTAGGAAGGTTCCAGGCAGCTGCGATGAGACGGAGCGTGTACAGCTATGA
- a CDS encoding BMP family protein: MKRNKILIAMMVIAVLCTGVLFAGGQQDAAPAADTTSSDAPAQVKVAMLMSGPINDGGWNTSAYEGLTRLRDELGFEIAYTEMVPQSQQKSILRNYAQRGYDLVIGHGFEFGDSIMEVAPEFPNVKFYQVGGEVQADNVGSGVFGLGELSYLAGKLSAKFTKTNKIGFIGAMEIPTTLAEIDMLRETIAEVNPKASFTVAYTGSWTDVNKGKEAALAQIANGVDVIVAIGDACDVGAIQAAKERGAYVIGWSGDFNSLAPDIVLTSMVQSVPDMILMQGKMLKEGNWKGMSKVWGVADGVEYPGTWSKMVPAELKDEVMADFEAMKAGTLHKRVN, from the coding sequence CCGGTGTTCTGTTTGCCGGCGGACAGCAGGATGCGGCCCCAGCCGCCGATACTACTTCGTCTGATGCGCCTGCTCAGGTCAAAGTTGCAATGTTGATGTCCGGTCCCATCAACGACGGTGGTTGGAATACGTCCGCATACGAGGGATTAACGCGGCTGCGGGACGAACTCGGTTTTGAAATTGCATATACCGAGATGGTTCCTCAGTCTCAGCAGAAGTCTATCCTTCGGAATTATGCACAGAGGGGATATGACCTGGTGATTGGTCACGGTTTTGAATTCGGTGATTCAATCATGGAAGTGGCCCCCGAGTTCCCCAATGTAAAATTCTATCAGGTTGGTGGTGAAGTTCAGGCCGATAACGTCGGTTCCGGCGTCTTTGGTCTCGGCGAGTTATCTTATCTGGCTGGAAAGCTTTCCGCAAAATTTACAAAGACCAACAAAATCGGTTTCATCGGTGCCATGGAAATTCCTACCACCCTGGCCGAGATCGACATGCTGAGAGAAACCATTGCGGAAGTTAATCCCAAGGCAAGTTTTACCGTTGCGTATACCGGTAGCTGGACCGACGTCAACAAGGGTAAAGAAGCGGCCCTTGCGCAGATTGCCAATGGTGTTGATGTTATTGTTGCCATCGGTGACGCTTGTGACGTTGGTGCCATTCAGGCGGCCAAAGAGCGGGGGGCCTATGTGATCGGATGGTCCGGTGATTTCAACAGTCTTGCTCCTGATATCGTTCTTACCTCCATGGTCCAGAGTGTTCCCGATATGATCCTGATGCAGGGCAAAATGCTCAAAGAAGGAAATTGGAAGGGAATGTCCAAGGTATGGGGGGTCGCCGACGGTGTCGAATATCCTGGAACCTGGTCAAAAATGGTTCCTGCCGAGCTTAAGGATGAGGTTATGGCCGATTTCGAAGCTATGAAGGCTGGTACGCTGCACAAGAGGGTTAACTAA